A window of the Streptomyces sp. NBC_01351 genome harbors these coding sequences:
- a CDS encoding SDR family oxidoreductase → MELDGRVVVVTGGTRGVGAGIARSFLAAGAQVVVCARRPPEEPVAADGRKASFRALDLRDPAAVQEFFGAVASDYGRLDCLVNNAGGTPYRLLGEGEAQRHARVVELNLIAPMTASLAARPWLRETRGSVVMIGSVSGTRPSPGTAAYGAAKAGLENLARSMAVEWAPEVRVNSLVLGMVRTELSHLHYGDEAGIAAVGATVPLGRLAEPSDVGEAAVFLASDRAGYVSGASLLVHGGGERPAFLDAATVNKEN, encoded by the coding sequence ATGGAGCTCGACGGGAGGGTTGTCGTCGTCACCGGGGGAACCCGGGGCGTCGGCGCCGGAATCGCCCGGTCGTTCCTCGCGGCCGGCGCGCAGGTCGTCGTCTGCGCGCGGCGGCCACCGGAGGAACCGGTCGCGGCGGATGGGCGGAAGGCCTCGTTCCGTGCCCTCGACCTGCGTGATCCCGCCGCCGTCCAGGAGTTCTTCGGCGCGGTCGCGAGCGACTACGGACGGCTCGACTGCCTGGTCAACAACGCGGGCGGGACCCCGTACCGGTTGCTGGGGGAGGGCGAGGCGCAGCGCCACGCGCGGGTCGTCGAGCTCAACCTGATCGCGCCGATGACGGCCTCGCTGGCCGCCCGACCCTGGCTGCGGGAGACGCGGGGCTCGGTCGTGATGATCGGCAGCGTCAGCGGGACCAGGCCCTCGCCGGGGACGGCGGCGTACGGCGCGGCCAAGGCGGGCCTGGAGAACCTGGCCCGCTCCATGGCCGTCGAATGGGCGCCCGAAGTGCGGGTGAACTCGCTGGTCCTGGGCATGGTGCGGACCGAGCTGTCCCACCTGCACTACGGGGACGAGGCCGGGATCGCCGCGGTCGGCGCGACCGTCCCGCTGGGGCGGCTGGCGGAACCCTCCGACGTGGGCGAGGCCGCCGTGTTCCTGGCCTCCGACCGGGCCGGATACGTGAGCGGGGCGAGCCTGCTGGTGCACGGGGGCGGGGAGCGCCCCGCGTTCTTGGATGCGGCAACTGTGAACAAGGAGAACTGA
- a CDS encoding CoA-transferase subunit beta, producing MISRSEVCVIACAEAWRDNGEVLASPMGLIPSFGARLAKRTFSPDLLLTDGEAMLVGLDGTAEGWLPYRRHLTMVTGGKRHVMMGASQIDRFGNQNISCIGDWEQPARQLLGVRGAPVNTLNNPVSYWIPRHSARVFVERVDMVSGVGYDRAEAAGPSATRYHRLPRVVSDLGVFDFAGPGHSMRLASLHPGVTVDQVREATGFELAIADEVPYTREPTAEELRLIREVIDPKGLRDREVRG from the coding sequence GTGATCAGCCGTTCGGAAGTCTGTGTGATCGCCTGCGCCGAGGCCTGGCGCGACAACGGCGAGGTGCTCGCCAGCCCGATGGGCCTGATCCCCTCCTTCGGGGCCCGGCTCGCGAAGCGGACCTTCTCCCCCGACCTGCTGCTGACCGACGGCGAGGCCATGCTCGTCGGACTCGACGGCACGGCCGAGGGCTGGCTCCCGTACCGGCGCCACCTGACCATGGTCACCGGCGGCAAGCGGCACGTGATGATGGGCGCCAGCCAGATCGACCGCTTCGGCAACCAGAACATCTCCTGCATCGGCGACTGGGAGCAGCCGGCCCGCCAGCTCCTCGGAGTGCGCGGAGCGCCGGTCAACACCCTCAACAATCCGGTGAGTTACTGGATCCCCAGGCACTCCGCGCGGGTCTTCGTCGAACGCGTCGACATGGTCAGCGGCGTGGGCTACGACCGCGCCGAGGCGGCCGGGCCCTCGGCCACCCGCTACCACCGCCTCCCCCGGGTCGTCAGCGACCTCGGCGTCTTCGACTTCGCCGGCCCCGGCCACTCGATGCGCCTGGCCTCCCTGCACCCCGGGGTCACCGTCGACCAGGTCCGGGAGGCCACCGGCTTCGAGCTCGCGATCGCGGACGAGGTCCCGTACACCCGGGAGCCGACCGCCGAGGAACTGCGGCTGATCCGCGAGGTGATCGACCCCAAGGGGCTGCGCGACCGGGAAGTACGGGGCTGA
- a CDS encoding CoA transferase subunit A: MTDKTMSPEEVVGQLRSGMTIGIGGWGSRRKPMALVRALLRSEITDLTVISYGGPDVGLLAAAGRIRRLVAPFATLDSIPLEPHFRAARERAAFTLTELDEAMFMWGLHAAANRLPFMPVRAGLGSDVMRVNPELRTVTSPYADGEELVAVPALRMDAALVHLNRADRLGNAQYLGPDPYFDDLFCEAADAAYVSCEQLVESAELAKSGPAQSLLVSRHSVTGVVETPNGAHFTSCAPDYDRDEAFQKLYAATPWPEFSDRFLSGASEHDYQSAVRTWHEEQQ, encoded by the coding sequence ATGACCGACAAGACCATGAGCCCCGAAGAGGTCGTCGGGCAGCTCCGCAGCGGGATGACCATCGGCATCGGCGGCTGGGGGTCCCGGCGCAAGCCCATGGCCCTGGTGCGGGCACTGCTCCGCTCCGAGATCACCGATCTCACCGTGATCTCGTACGGGGGCCCCGACGTCGGGCTGCTGGCCGCCGCCGGCCGGATCCGCAGACTCGTCGCCCCCTTCGCCACCCTCGACTCGATCCCGCTGGAGCCCCACTTCCGGGCCGCCCGCGAGCGCGCCGCCTTCACCCTCACCGAGCTCGACGAGGCCATGTTCATGTGGGGCCTGCACGCCGCCGCCAACCGGCTGCCCTTCATGCCCGTCCGGGCCGGCCTCGGCTCCGACGTGATGCGGGTCAACCCGGAGCTGCGCACCGTCACCTCCCCCTACGCCGACGGCGAGGAGCTGGTCGCCGTCCCCGCCCTGCGGATGGACGCCGCCCTGGTCCACCTGAACCGCGCCGACCGCCTCGGCAACGCCCAGTACCTGGGCCCGGACCCGTACTTCGACGACCTGTTCTGCGAGGCCGCCGACGCCGCCTACGTCTCCTGCGAGCAGCTCGTGGAGAGCGCCGAGCTCGCCAAATCCGGCCCCGCTCAGTCCCTCCTCGTCAGCCGCCACTCCGTCACCGGGGTCGTCGAGACCCCGAACGGCGCGCACTTCACCTCCTGCGCCCCCGACTACGACCGCGACGAGGCCTTCCAGAAGCTCTACGCGGCCACCCCCTGGCCCGAGTTCTCCGACCGCTTCCTCTCCGGGGCGAGCGAGCACGACTACCAGTCCGCCGTCCGGACCTGGCACGAGGAGCAGCAGTGA
- a CDS encoding enoyl-CoA hydratase family protein: MGVSTSSPDKGIALVTVDFPPVNALPVQGWYDLADALRAAGRDPEVRCVVLAAEGRGFNAGVDIKEMQRDSGHASLIGANRGCYEAFAAVYECEVPVVAAVNGFCLGGGIGLVGNADVIVASDDATFGLPELDRGALGAATHLARLVPQHLMRALYYTSRTATAAELHAHGSVWKVVPREELRAAALELAAEIAKKDGYLIRLAKAAINGIDPVDVRRSYRFEQGFTFEANLSGVADRVRDTFGKEQGQSA, encoded by the coding sequence ATGGGTGTCTCCACCTCAAGCCCGGACAAGGGCATCGCACTCGTCACAGTCGACTTCCCGCCCGTCAACGCACTGCCCGTGCAGGGCTGGTACGACCTCGCCGACGCCCTGCGCGCCGCCGGCCGCGACCCCGAGGTCCGGTGCGTGGTCCTCGCCGCCGAGGGCCGCGGCTTCAACGCCGGCGTCGACATCAAGGAGATGCAGCGCGACTCCGGCCACGCCTCCCTCATCGGCGCCAACCGGGGCTGTTACGAGGCCTTCGCCGCCGTCTACGAGTGCGAGGTGCCGGTCGTCGCGGCCGTGAACGGCTTCTGCCTGGGCGGCGGCATCGGCCTCGTCGGCAACGCGGACGTGATCGTGGCGAGCGACGACGCGACGTTCGGCCTCCCCGAACTGGACCGCGGCGCGCTCGGCGCCGCCACGCACCTGGCCCGCCTCGTCCCGCAGCACCTGATGCGGGCCCTGTACTACACCTCGCGCACCGCGACCGCCGCCGAACTGCACGCGCACGGCTCGGTCTGGAAGGTGGTCCCGCGGGAGGAACTGCGCGCCGCCGCCCTGGAGCTGGCGGCCGAGATCGCGAAGAAGGACGGCTACCTCATCCGGCTGGCCAAGGCCGCCATCAACGGGATCGACCCGGTGGACGTGCGCCGCAGCTACCGCTTCGAGCAGGGCTTCACCTTCGAGGCCAACCTCAGTGGGGTGGCCGACCGGGTGCGGGACACCTTCGGGAAGGAACAGGGACAGAGCGCATGA
- a CDS encoding NAD(P)H-dependent flavin oxidoreductase: METAFTKLVGVRYPIVQTGMGWVAGPRLVSGAANAGALGILASATMTVEQLRAAVHEVKSRVPEGTPFGVNLRADAGDAAERARLIIDEGVRVASFALAPSKELIGRLKDAGVVVIPSIGARRHAEKVAAWGADAVIVQGGEGGGHTGDVATTVLLPQVVDAVDIPVVAAGGFSDGRGLVAALAYGAAGIAMGTRFLLTSDSTVPDAVKAEYLKAAVKDVTVTTAVDGLPHRMLRTELVDSLERAGRTRALARAVRHAAGFKKLSGLSWSQMVRDGLAMKHGKDLSWSQVLLAANTPMLLKASMVEGRTDLGVMASGQVAGVIDDLPSCAELVSRVMAEARQALEELQQLHSLGTLPPPG; encoded by the coding sequence ATGGAGACGGCATTCACCAAGCTGGTCGGCGTCCGGTACCCGATCGTGCAGACGGGCATGGGCTGGGTCGCCGGCCCGCGCCTGGTGTCGGGCGCGGCGAACGCGGGGGCCCTGGGCATCCTGGCCTCGGCGACGATGACCGTCGAGCAGCTGCGGGCGGCGGTCCACGAGGTCAAGTCCCGTGTCCCGGAGGGGACCCCCTTCGGGGTCAACCTGCGCGCGGATGCCGGGGACGCGGCCGAGCGCGCCCGGTTGATCATCGACGAGGGCGTACGCGTCGCCTCCTTCGCCCTCGCCCCCTCCAAGGAGCTGATCGGCCGGCTCAAGGACGCGGGCGTGGTCGTCATCCCCTCGATCGGTGCCCGGCGGCACGCCGAGAAGGTGGCCGCGTGGGGCGCCGACGCGGTGATCGTGCAGGGCGGCGAGGGCGGCGGCCACACCGGGGACGTGGCCACGACGGTGCTGCTGCCGCAGGTGGTGGACGCCGTGGACATCCCGGTGGTCGCCGCGGGCGGCTTCAGCGACGGCCGCGGCCTGGTCGCGGCGCTGGCCTACGGGGCGGCGGGCATCGCCATGGGCACCCGTTTCCTGCTGACCTCCGACTCCACCGTCCCGGACGCCGTGAAGGCCGAGTACCTGAAGGCCGCCGTCAAGGACGTCACCGTCACCACGGCCGTCGACGGTCTGCCGCACCGGATGCTGCGCACCGAGCTGGTCGACTCCCTGGAGCGGGCGGGCCGCACCAGGGCGCTGGCCCGGGCCGTCCGCCACGCGGCCGGCTTCAAGAAGCTGTCCGGCCTGAGCTGGTCGCAGATGGTGCGCGACGGCCTGGCGATGAAACACGGCAAGGACCTGTCCTGGAGCCAGGTCCTGCTCGCCGCGAACACCCCGATGCTCCTCAAGGCGTCCATGGTCGAGGGCCGTACGGACCTCGGAGTCATGGCATCAGGCCAGGTCGCGGGGGTGATCGACGATCTCCCGTCCTGTGCGGAGCTCGTCTCCCGCGTCATGGCCGAAGCACGACAGGCACTCGAAGAACTGCAACAGCTGCACTCGCTCGGCACCCTGCCACCACCAGGGTGA
- the dmpG gene encoding 4-hydroxy-2-oxovalerate aldolase, giving the protein MNTYSDTLDIRVTDSSLRDGSHAKRHQFTGEDVRSIVTALDGAGVPVIEVTHGDGLGGSSFNYGFSKTPEQELIKIAAETARNAKIAFLMLPGLGVKDDIRAAHGNGGQICRIATHCTEADISVQHFGLARDMGLETVGFLMMAHSTTPENLARQARIMADAGCQCVYVVDSAGAMVMDEVTDRVAALVAELGEDAQVGFHGHENLGLGVGNSVAAVRAGALQIDGSTRRLGAGAGNTPVEAFAAVCQKMGIRTGIDVLKIIDAAEDVVRPVMDDECQLDRMALLMGHAGVYSSFLKHAYRQAERYGVSGAEILLRAGERRLVGGQEDQLIDIAVELAER; this is encoded by the coding sequence GTGAACACGTACTCCGACACCCTCGACATCCGCGTCACCGACTCCTCCCTGCGCGACGGCTCGCACGCCAAGCGCCACCAGTTCACGGGCGAGGACGTACGGTCGATCGTCACCGCCCTCGACGGCGCGGGCGTCCCCGTCATCGAGGTCACCCACGGGGACGGACTCGGCGGCTCCTCCTTCAACTACGGGTTCTCCAAGACCCCCGAGCAGGAGCTCATCAAGATCGCCGCCGAGACGGCACGGAACGCGAAGATCGCCTTCCTTATGCTGCCGGGCCTGGGCGTGAAGGACGACATCCGGGCCGCCCACGGCAACGGCGGGCAGATCTGCCGGATCGCCACCCACTGCACCGAGGCCGACATCTCCGTCCAGCACTTCGGCCTCGCCCGCGACATGGGCCTGGAAACCGTCGGCTTCCTGATGATGGCCCACTCCACCACCCCCGAGAACCTCGCCCGCCAGGCCCGGATCATGGCCGACGCCGGCTGCCAGTGCGTGTACGTCGTCGACTCCGCCGGAGCGATGGTCATGGACGAGGTCACCGACCGCGTCGCCGCCCTCGTCGCCGAACTCGGCGAGGACGCACAGGTCGGCTTCCACGGCCACGAGAACCTCGGCCTCGGCGTCGGCAACTCGGTCGCCGCCGTGCGCGCCGGTGCCCTCCAGATCGACGGCTCCACGCGCCGCCTCGGCGCGGGCGCCGGAAACACGCCCGTCGAGGCCTTCGCCGCCGTCTGCCAGAAGATGGGCATCCGCACCGGCATCGACGTACTGAAGATCATCGACGCGGCCGAGGACGTGGTCCGGCCCGTCATGGACGACGAATGCCAACTCGACCGGATGGCCCTGCTCATGGGGCACGCCGGCGTCTACTCCAGCTTCCTCAAGCACGCCTACCGGCAGGCCGAGCGCTACGGAGTCTCCGGCGCCGAGATCCTGCTGCGCGCGGGCGAACGCCGCCTGGTGGGCGGCCAGGAGGACCAGCTGATCGACATCGCGGTCGAACTCGCCGAGCGCTGA
- a CDS encoding SDR family oxidoreductase, which translates to MGLADGRVVIVTGAGRGLGRAHALAFAAEGAKVVVNDLGVGLDGLPGPDSPAAQVVAEIQALGGEAVAHGGDIATSEGAASLVAAAVDTFGRLDTLVNNAGFLRDRMLVNLDEDDWDAVMRVHLKGHFLPLRSAAAWWRAESKAGRPVAARVVNTSSGAGLLGSVGQGNYSAAKAGILGLTLVAAAEMGRYGVQVNAIAPAARTRMTEQTFAETMAAPVAGSFDAMAPENVSPLVVWLGSDASAGVTGRVFEAEGGRITVMEGWRAGPTADRGARWTPAEAGETAAKLLAASEPPHPVYGAV; encoded by the coding sequence ATGGGACTTGCCGACGGTCGTGTGGTCATCGTGACGGGCGCGGGGCGGGGGCTGGGCCGGGCCCACGCGCTGGCCTTCGCGGCGGAGGGGGCGAAGGTCGTCGTCAACGACCTGGGGGTGGGACTGGACGGGCTGCCGGGCCCGGACTCCCCGGCGGCGCAGGTCGTCGCCGAAATCCAGGCGCTGGGAGGTGAGGCGGTGGCGCACGGCGGGGACATCGCGACGAGCGAGGGCGCGGCCTCGCTGGTGGCGGCGGCGGTCGACACCTTCGGGAGGCTCGACACCCTGGTCAACAACGCGGGGTTCCTGCGGGACCGGATGCTCGTCAACCTGGACGAGGACGACTGGGACGCGGTCATGCGGGTCCACCTGAAGGGGCACTTCCTGCCGCTGCGGTCGGCGGCCGCCTGGTGGCGGGCGGAGTCGAAGGCCGGCCGGCCGGTGGCGGCGCGGGTGGTCAACACCTCCTCGGGGGCCGGGCTGCTGGGCTCGGTCGGACAGGGCAACTACAGCGCGGCGAAGGCGGGGATCCTGGGCCTGACGCTGGTCGCGGCGGCGGAGATGGGCCGGTACGGGGTCCAGGTCAACGCGATCGCCCCGGCGGCGCGGACCCGGATGACGGAGCAGACCTTCGCGGAGACCATGGCGGCGCCGGTCGCCGGTTCCTTCGACGCGATGGCTCCCGAGAACGTGTCCCCGCTGGTGGTGTGGCTGGGTTCCGATGCCTCGGCGGGCGTCACGGGCCGGGTCTTCGAGGCGGAGGGCGGGCGCATCACGGTGATGGAGGGCTGGCGGGCGGGCCCCACCGCCGACCGGGGCGCCCGCTGGACCCCGGCGGAGGCGGGGGAGACCGCGGCGAAACTCCTCGCCGCCTCGGAGCCCCCGCACCCGGTGTACGGCGCCGTCTAG
- a CDS encoding 2-keto-4-pentenoate hydratase, with product MLNDRHRREAAEVLRAAERRRAPVRPLTELYEGIDAQDAYEIQLLNVRHRTHTEGARVTGHKVGLSSPVMQAMMGVNEPDYGHLLDAMELHEDTPVPAAAYCAPRVEVEVGFVLGADLPGEGCTEADVLAATERVVPALELIDSRIADWRISIADTIADNASSAGYVIGEGRDPRELDLKDVEARLHSHGETLATGRADAVLGDPATAVAWLARTVARYGVPLRKGHLVLPGSCTRAVDVTAGRTYTADFTGLGSVSLSFS from the coding sequence ATGCTGAACGACCGGCACCGGCGCGAAGCCGCCGAGGTGCTGCGCGCGGCGGAACGGCGGCGGGCCCCCGTACGGCCGCTGACCGAGCTGTACGAAGGCATCGACGCGCAGGACGCCTACGAGATCCAGCTCCTCAACGTCCGCCACCGCACACACACCGAGGGCGCCCGCGTCACCGGGCACAAGGTCGGGCTCTCGTCCCCCGTCATGCAGGCCATGATGGGCGTGAACGAGCCCGACTACGGCCACCTCCTCGACGCCATGGAGCTCCACGAGGACACCCCCGTGCCGGCCGCCGCGTACTGCGCGCCGCGCGTCGAGGTCGAGGTCGGCTTCGTCCTCGGCGCCGACCTGCCCGGCGAGGGCTGCACCGAGGCCGATGTACTGGCCGCCACCGAACGCGTCGTCCCCGCCCTGGAGCTCATCGACAGCCGGATCGCCGACTGGCGGATCTCCATCGCGGACACCATCGCCGACAACGCCTCCTCCGCCGGATACGTCATCGGCGAGGGCCGCGACCCGCGCGAACTCGACCTCAAGGACGTCGAGGCCCGCCTGCACAGCCACGGCGAGACCCTCGCCACCGGCCGCGCCGACGCCGTACTCGGAGACCCCGCCACCGCCGTCGCCTGGCTGGCCCGCACCGTCGCCCGCTACGGAGTCCCGCTGCGCAAGGGCCACCTGGTCCTGCCCGGCTCCTGCACCCGCGCCGTGGACGTGACCGCCGGCCGCACCTACACCGCCGACTTCACCGGGCTCGGCTCGGTGTCCCTCTCCTTCTCCTGA
- a CDS encoding DEAD/DEAH box helicase → MTSSSSARPSRRPTRGRGAAQGRPKAGAGRQKSAPAPRPQEFTMPEPVTPALPPVEAFGDMDMPEALLKTLAAQGVTEPFPIQAATLPNSLAGRDLLGRGRTGSGKTLAFGLALLARTAGRRAQPKQPLALVLVPTRELAQQVTDAMAPYATAVNLRITTVVGGMSINRQSGALRRGAEVLVATPGRLKDLIDRGDADLSQVSITVLDEADQMTDMGFMPQVTALLKQVQPEGQTMLFSATLDKNIDKLVKMFLTDPVAFSVDPSAGAVSTMEHHVLYVMDETDKKAVATRIAARDGRVIMFVDTKRGVDRMVKKLLADGVRASGLHGGRSQPQRNRTLDWFKTGEVTALVATNVAARGIHIDDLDLVVNVDPPTDHKDYLHRGGRTARAGESGSVVTLVLPDQKRDMTRLMSDAGISPRTAQIKSSDEELARLTGAKEPSGIPVVLDVPQPTPPKPRNGSGSGSGSGARRRSGGPRTGSATGGAPAAGGRGRRSAGGSGQAPAASGSGQARRAQGGGSGGGATGSGERGRRTGGGASGGAAAASARSRVGSGGQGRRRAV, encoded by the coding sequence ATGACCAGCTCCAGCTCCGCACGACCCAGCCGCCGCCCCACCCGGGGTCGAGGTGCGGCCCAGGGACGTCCGAAGGCTGGCGCGGGACGGCAGAAGTCGGCCCCCGCTCCCCGGCCCCAGGAATTCACCATGCCCGAGCCGGTCACCCCGGCGCTGCCGCCGGTCGAGGCGTTCGGCGACATGGACATGCCCGAGGCGCTGCTGAAGACCCTCGCAGCCCAGGGCGTCACCGAGCCGTTCCCGATCCAGGCCGCGACGCTGCCGAACTCGCTCGCCGGCCGTGACCTGCTCGGCCGCGGCCGTACCGGCTCCGGCAAGACGCTGGCCTTCGGCCTGGCGCTGCTGGCCCGTACCGCCGGCCGCCGCGCGCAGCCGAAGCAGCCGCTCGCGCTGGTCCTCGTACCGACCCGTGAGCTCGCGCAGCAGGTGACCGACGCGATGGCCCCGTACGCCACGGCCGTCAACCTGCGCATCACGACCGTCGTCGGTGGCATGTCGATCAACCGGCAGTCGGGCGCCCTGCGCCGCGGCGCCGAGGTGCTCGTCGCCACCCCCGGCCGTCTGAAGGACCTCATCGACCGCGGTGACGCGGACCTCTCGCAGGTCTCCATCACGGTCCTCGACGAGGCCGACCAGATGACCGACATGGGCTTCATGCCGCAGGTCACCGCCCTGCTCAAGCAGGTCCAGCCCGAGGGCCAGACCATGCTGTTCTCGGCGACCCTCGACAAGAACATCGACAAGCTCGTCAAGATGTTCCTCACCGACCCGGTCGCCTTCTCCGTCGACCCGTCCGCCGGTGCGGTCAGCACGATGGAGCACCACGTCCTGTACGTCATGGACGAGACCGACAAGAAGGCCGTGGCGACGCGCATAGCCGCTCGCGACGGCCGGGTGATCATGTTCGTGGACACCAAGCGCGGCGTGGACCGCATGGTCAAGAAGCTGCTCGCCGACGGCGTCCGCGCCTCCGGCCTGCACGGCGGGCGCTCGCAGCCGCAGCGCAACCGCACGCTGGACTGGTTCAAGACGGGCGAGGTCACCGCGCTGGTGGCGACGAACGTCGCCGCGCGCGGCATCCACATCGACGACCTCGACCTCGTCGTGAACGTGGACCCGCCCACCGACCACAAGGACTACCTGCACCGCGGCGGCCGTACCGCCCGCGCCGGCGAGTCCGGCAGCGTGGTCACCCTGGTCCTGCCCGACCAGAAGCGGGACATGACCCGCCTGATGTCGGACGCCGGGATCTCCCCGCGCACCGCGCAGATCAAGTCCTCCGACGAGGAGCTGGCCCGGCTGACCGGCGCCAAGGAGCCCTCGGGCATCCCGGTGGTGCTGGACGTGCCGCAGCCGACCCCGCCGAAGCCGCGCAACGGTTCCGGTTCCGGTTCGGGCTCCGGTGCGCGCCGGCGTTCCGGCGGGCCGCGCACCGGCTCCGCCACGGGCGGCGCACCGGCGGCCGGCGGCCGCGGCCGCCGCTCCGCCGGCGGCTCCGGGCAGGCACCGGCAGCCTCCGGTTCGGGCCAGGCCCGTCGCGCGCAGGGCGGCGGCAGCGGCGGCGGGGCCACCGGCTCCGGCGAGCGCGGCCGGCGCACCGGTGGCGGCGCCTCCGGCGGTGCGGCCGCGGCTTCCGCGCGCAGCCGCGTCGGCTCGGGCGGGCAGGGCCGCCGCAGGGCGGTCTGA
- a CDS encoding tyrosine-protein phosphatase translates to MSRARIRLATAAAAAALAIGTLPASAHAVAAPGAGVSARHHQQQTEPIRQITLQGAVNFRDLGGYRTWTGGKVRQGLVYRSDALSKLTAADITTVGGLGLTKAVDFRVPMELQYDGADKLPPGLTPTSRSVNDLGLFGTLVGAISSGDPVKQEQMLGGGRAEAYMRDIYRNFVTSPENRAQFAQTVREIADGNQGPLLYHCTSGKDRTGWMSYVLLRALAVPESTAEGDFLASNTFRATYDAQVRAGLKQSGRMQNPDLLIPLQEVRQDYLDAATAQMEADYGSFYGYLTNGLGLDLRTLAKLQNKMVR, encoded by the coding sequence ATGAGCCGTGCCCGAATCCGCCTGGCGACCGCGGCGGCCGCCGCCGCCCTCGCCATCGGGACCCTTCCCGCCTCCGCCCACGCGGTGGCGGCCCCCGGAGCCGGGGTCAGTGCCCGGCACCACCAGCAGCAAACCGAACCGATCCGCCAGATCACCCTCCAGGGCGCGGTCAACTTCCGTGACCTGGGCGGCTACCGCACCTGGACCGGCGGCAAGGTCCGCCAGGGCCTGGTCTACCGCTCCGACGCACTGAGCAAGCTGACCGCGGCGGACATCACCACCGTGGGCGGTCTCGGCCTCACGAAGGCCGTCGACTTCCGCGTCCCGATGGAGCTCCAGTACGACGGCGCCGACAAGCTGCCGCCGGGGCTCACCCCCACCTCGCGCTCGGTCAACGACCTCGGGCTCTTCGGAACCCTCGTCGGGGCGATCTCAAGCGGCGACCCCGTCAAGCAGGAGCAGATGCTCGGCGGCGGACGCGCCGAGGCGTACATGCGCGACATCTACCGCAACTTCGTGACCAGCCCCGAGAACCGGGCGCAGTTCGCGCAGACCGTGCGGGAGATAGCGGACGGCAACCAGGGACCGCTCCTCTACCACTGCACCTCCGGCAAGGACCGGACCGGCTGGATGAGTTACGTCCTGCTGCGCGCCCTGGCCGTCCCGGAGAGCACCGCCGAGGGTGACTTCCTGGCCTCGAACACCTTCCGCGCCACCTACGACGCACAGGTGCGCGCCGGCCTCAAGCAGTCCGGCCGGATGCAGAACCCCGACCTGCTGATCCCGCTCCAGGAGGTCCGCCAGGACTACCTGGACGCGGCGACGGCGCAGATGGAGGCCGACTACGGCAGCTTCTACGGCTATCTGACGAACGGCCTCGGCCTGGACCTGCGGACGCTGGCGAAGCTCCAGAACAAGATGGTCCGATAG
- a CDS encoding acetaldehyde dehydrogenase (acetylating) produces the protein MTKTKATAAIVGSGNIGTDLLYKLQRSPHIEPRWMIGVDPDSEGLARARRAGLDASHEGVDWLLAQDELPDLVFEATSAYVHRANAPRYAGLGIKAIDLTPAAVGPAVVPPANLTAHLDRPNVNMITCGGQATIPMVYAVSRVVPVAYAEIVASVASVSAGPGTRANIDEFTRTTSRGIEEIGGAARGKAIIILNPADPPVMMRDTIFCAIPPDADHAAIAASVKQIAADVATYVPGYRLRTEPQFDEPSALNGGMARVAIFLEVEGAGDYLPPYAGNLDIMTAAAAKVGEEFAKGIIA, from the coding sequence GTGACCAAGACGAAAGCGACCGCCGCCATCGTCGGCTCCGGCAACATCGGAACCGACCTGCTCTACAAACTCCAGCGGTCCCCGCACATCGAGCCGCGCTGGATGATCGGCGTCGACCCGGACAGCGAAGGCCTGGCCCGCGCCCGCCGCGCCGGACTCGACGCCTCCCACGAGGGAGTCGACTGGCTCCTGGCCCAGGACGAGCTCCCCGACCTCGTCTTCGAGGCCACCTCCGCGTACGTGCACCGGGCCAACGCCCCGCGCTACGCCGGACTCGGCATCAAGGCGATCGACCTGACCCCCGCCGCCGTCGGCCCCGCCGTCGTACCGCCCGCGAACCTGACCGCCCACCTCGACCGGCCCAACGTCAACATGATCACCTGCGGCGGTCAGGCCACCATCCCCATGGTGTACGCCGTCTCGCGCGTGGTGCCCGTCGCCTACGCGGAGATCGTCGCCTCGGTGGCCTCCGTCTCGGCCGGCCCCGGCACCCGCGCCAACATCGACGAGTTCACCCGCACCACCTCCCGGGGCATCGAGGAGATCGGCGGCGCCGCGCGCGGCAAGGCCATCATCATCCTCAATCCCGCCGACCCACCCGTAATGATGCGCGACACCATCTTCTGCGCGATCCCGCCGGACGCCGACCACGCGGCCATCGCCGCCTCCGTCAAGCAGATCGCCGCGGACGTGGCCACGTACGTACCCGGCTACCGGCTGCGCACCGAGCCGCAGTTCGACGAACCCTCCGCGCTCAACGGCGGGATGGCCCGGGTCGCGATCTTCCTGGAGGTGGAGGGCGCGGGCGACTACCTGCCGCCCTACGCCGGAAACCTCGACATCATGACCGCCGCCGCCGCGAAGGTCGGCGAGGAGTTCGCGAAGGGGATCATCGCGTGA